From a region of the Salvelinus fontinalis isolate EN_2023a chromosome 13, ASM2944872v1, whole genome shotgun sequence genome:
- the LOC129868361 gene encoding myosin regulatory light chain 2, ventricular/cardiac muscle isoform-like isoform X1 has product MAPKKAKKKAAEASSNVFSMFEQAQIQEFKEAFTIMDQNRDGFIDKSDLRDTFCALGRLNVGNDELDEMLKMAPGPINFTIFLSMFGEKLKGTDPEETIINAFKIFDPEGQGVLKGEDIKYYIMSQADKFTEAEVEDMFTNFPLDVAGNLDYKNLCYVITHGEDKEAE; this is encoded by the exons ATG gcacccaagaaggcaaagaagaAGGCAGCAGAGGCCAGCTCCAATGTGTTCTCCATGTTTGAGCAAGCCCAGATCCAGGAGTTCAAGGAGGCTTTCACAATCATGGACCAGAACAGAGATGGTTTCATTGACAAGAGTGACCTGAGGGACACCTTCTGCGCTCTGG GCCGTCTCAATGTGGGTAATGATGAGCTGGACGAGATGCTGAAGATGGCCCCTGGACCCATCAACTTCACCATATTCCTCTCCATGTTTGGCGAGAAGTTGAAAG GTACTGATCCTGAAGAGACCATTATTAACGCCTTCAAGATCTTCGACCCCGAGGGACAGGGAGTCCTCAAGGGAGAAGA TATCAAATATTACATCATGTCTCAGGCGGACAAGTTCACCGAAGCTGAG GTTGAAGACATGTTCACAAACTTCCCCCTGGACGTCGCCGGCAATCTGGACTACAAGAACCTGTGCTACGTTATCACCCACGGAGAGGACAAGGAGGCGGAGTAA
- the LOC129868361 gene encoding myosin regulatory light chain 2B, cardiac muscle isoform-like isoform X2, translating into MFEQAQIQEFKEAFTIMDQNRDGFIDKSDLRDTFCALGRLNVGNDELDEMLKMAPGPINFTIFLSMFGEKLKGTDPEETIINAFKIFDPEGQGVLKGEDIKYYIMSQADKFTEAEVEDMFTNFPLDVAGNLDYKNLCYVITHGEDKEAE; encoded by the exons ATGTTTGAGCAAGCCCAGATCCAGGAGTTCAAGGAGGCTTTCACAATCATGGACCAGAACAGAGATGGTTTCATTGACAAGAGTGACCTGAGGGACACCTTCTGCGCTCTGG GCCGTCTCAATGTGGGTAATGATGAGCTGGACGAGATGCTGAAGATGGCCCCTGGACCCATCAACTTCACCATATTCCTCTCCATGTTTGGCGAGAAGTTGAAAG GTACTGATCCTGAAGAGACCATTATTAACGCCTTCAAGATCTTCGACCCCGAGGGACAGGGAGTCCTCAAGGGAGAAGA TATCAAATATTACATCATGTCTCAGGCGGACAAGTTCACCGAAGCTGAG GTTGAAGACATGTTCACAAACTTCCCCCTGGACGTCGCCGGCAATCTGGACTACAAGAACCTGTGCTACGTTATCACCCACGGAGAGGACAAGGAGGCGGAGTAA